The following are encoded together in the Peromyscus leucopus breed LL Stock chromosome 1, UCI_PerLeu_2.1, whole genome shotgun sequence genome:
- the LOC114703452 gene encoding olfactory receptor 5AN1-like, translating into MSNKVVIGGRNITKITQFILLGFSDFPRITVMLFVIFLIIYIMTLIWNLSLIALIRMDSHLHTPMYFFLSNLSSIDLCFVTSTAPKMLSNFFQEKQTISYVGCIVQYFIASTMGLSESCLMTAMAYDRYAAICNPLLYSSIMSPTLCARMVLGSYTAGLIGSLSQICALLQLHFCGPNVIRHFFCDISQLLNLSCSDAFSVQVLLAILTMFFGIVNALAIMLSYGFIVLSIMKITSAKGRSKAFNTCASHLTAVSLFYISGIIVYLSSSSGGSSSFDRFTSVFYTMVIPMLNPLIYSLRNKEIKDARKRLQKKTICCQDHR; encoded by the coding sequence ATGAGCAACAAAGTAGTGATCGGGGGAAGAAATATTACCAAGATCACTCAGTTTATCCTCCTGGGATTCTCAGATTTCCCAAGAATCACAGTAATGCTTTTTGTCATATTCTTGATTATTTATATTATGACTCTGATCTGGAACCTGTCCCTCATTGCTTTAATAAGGATGGATTCCcacctccacacacccatgtatttcttcctcagTAATCTGTCCTCTATAGACCTCTGCTTTGTCACTTCCACAGCCCCCAAGATGCTTTCCAACTTCTTCCAGGAAAAACAAACTATCAGCTACGTGGGCTGCATAGTTCAATACTTCATCGCTTCCACTATGGGGCTGAGTGAATCTTGCCTCATGACagccatggcctatgacaggTATGCTGCCATTTGTAACCCACTGCTCTATTCATCAATCATGTCACCCACCCTCTGTGCTCGCATGGTGTTGGGAAGCTATACAGCAGGACTCATAGGTTCCTTATCTCAGATATGTGCCTTGCTGCAGCTCCACTTCTGTGGACCTAATGTCATTAGACATTTCTTCTGTGACATATCACAGCTGTTAAATCTATCCTGCAGTGATGCTTTCTCTGTTCAGGTCTTGCTTGCTATATTAACAATGTTTTTTGGAATAGTCAATGCCTTAGCTATTATGCTATCCTATGGCTTTATTGTCTTGTCAATCATGAAGATCACTTCAGCTAAAGGCAGGTCTAAGGCATTTAACACCTGTGCTTCTCACCTGACAGCTGTTTCCCTCTTCTATATTTCTGGTATCATTGTCTATTTGAGTTCCAGCTCTGGTGGCTCCTCCAGCTTTGACAGGTTTACATCTGTCTTCTACACTATGGTGATTCCCATGTTGAATCCTTTGATATATAGTCTGAGGAACAAGGAAATCAAAGATGCCAGGAAGAGGTTGCAGAAGAAGACAATCTGCTGCCAAGATCATAGATAA